taaactttttttttttatcctccAGAGGAGGTACGTGGTCCTAGCTAGATTCTAGACCTGAACAAAAAGCAGCCCGAGCACCATGTCGAGCTGGGCCGGACCAGGTCAATATCGGGTCAAATCTTTATCCAGAATCCGCTATTTCTGGCAAAAAATAGTGGGTTAATTTTCGGACCGAGCTAGTTTTTACTTCCCAAAACCTGCCCACATTTGTTTTTAAAATAGGGTCGGGCCAGAAAACCGGGCCTAACCATCTTCCCCCAAATACACCATTTTTGGTGAGGTTGGACCAGCGGTCCAAGTTTAAGATAATCAGGTCTACTAGATTGGATCTGAGCACATCTTTTATATCTTGGGCATATCTTTTAATATCTTGTCATACCTTAACAATAAGTTATATATTCTCAAATAGGGTGGAGATAAAAGTCATGAAGTAATGAACAAGGATGAAAGCAACATTATTGTCCCAGGAGGGTTCTTATTTGGACCAGAAGAAATCAAAGCAATACGTAATCATCTCCCCTCCCATCTTCAACACTCTTACTCCACCTTCGAGCTACTATGTGCTTGTGTATGGAAATGTCGTGTGAAAGCcctacaacccgacccggaggATACGGTTCAAGTATCTATGACGGTTAGTGTCCGCGAAAACAACATCATTTTGTTGCCTTCTGGCTACTATGGAAACTCATTCGTTTCCCCTGCCATAACAACAAAAGCTAAGAATTTGATGATGAGTGAAAACTCATTGTTATATGCCCtaaaattagttaaacaatcaagAAATCGAGCAAACGAGGAGTACGTGAGATCGATGATGGATCTTATGGTTATGGAAGGAAGGCCAAAGTATAAGGATCATTTGAGTTGGATGGCTACTAATCTGACCCGGAAAGGACTTGAATTTGTTGATTTCGGGTGGGGAAAACCGGTTTATTCTGGAGTTCCTAGGGGAACTTCATTAGTTAGCACTTTTACAAGGTTTAAGAATGGTAAAGGACAAGATGTTATTGCTGTTGTTTTGTGTTTACCAAATGAGGTTTTGTTAAGGTTTCAAAATGAGTTGGGGAAATTTGTTGGAGATTTCTCACCATTAATTTCTCCTACATCCAAACTTTGATTTTGTACAACCTAAAGTGTATTTGACAAAGATTAATTAATGTTTCCTAGGTAGTAGCTAGGGCCTAGGGAGGTGGGTGGGTGCCTCGATCGTTACCTCCAActtctcttactttatctacCTAATTACCTAAAGATGCAAAAATAAGGTTTATGTTCTACCTCAATCCTACTCTATAGTAAATATCATTTGTATTCTAGACTATGATTTGTTACTTGAAAGAGGGATACATAGGACTCTTTGCACTTATATATAAAGGGTAAGAGGCAAGAGTTATATTCTTTCTATATAATGAGGGTGGTCCTACTTGTTAGTTACAAATGtatatttgctcattttattTTGTATGGTACAATTAAAATTAAGATTAATTCATCGAATGTGAATTAGATCAATATCAATTCTTTCATAGTTATTGAGAGTTTATCATGCCAACATGTAATGTACTAATGTTTGTATATATTTACACAAGCATCACGTGTATATAGAACTTAGTATTTATATAAGTTAACATAATGAGTTTCGTGCATAAATTATACTTCATGTTTCTTATTTTTGAAATGTATGAGGATAACATTGAATGATACGTGTAATGTGTTGGATTGAAGAAAGAGAGTGTCACGTATAGAAATTAGGGGTGTGTATGGTCCGGTTTGGATGAGAAATTGGATCAGAACGGACCGGATTAATAGATTCCGGTCCGATCCTCGGTCCTTGAAAA
This Spinacia oleracea cultivar Varoflay chromosome 6, BTI_SOV_V1, whole genome shotgun sequence DNA region includes the following protein-coding sequences:
- the LOC110797747 gene encoding alcohol acyl transferase 1 allele RGb-like; the encoded protein is MVEIKVKRHEPALIVPENPTKNETLELSDIDDQQGVRVQGAVIMSFKRRSNSIKGEDDPAKVIKEALAKTLHYYYPFAGRVRETGHHRKLVVDCNGEGVLFIEADANVTLNDIQTQIIPPCPLLDDLLFDVPGSTGIIDCPLLLFQVTRLTCGGHILAIRFNHTMCDMLGFMQFLYAMVELSRGAHKPSVMPVWQREVLCARDPPKVTYTHHEYEKGGDKSHEVMNKDESNIIVPGGFLFGPEEIKAIRNHLPSHLQHSYSTFELLCACVWKCRVKALQPDPEDTVQVSMTVSVRENNIILLPSGYYGNSFVSPAITTKAKNLMMSENSLLYALKLVKQSRNRANEEYVRSMMDLMVMEGRPKYKDHLSWMATNLTRKGLEFVDFGWGKPVYSGVPRGTSLVSTFTRFKNGKGQDVIAVVLCLPNEVLLRFQNELGKFVGDFSPLISPTSKL